Genomic window (Polyangia bacterium):
CGACGACATGATCAACCTCGATTACCAGTGCCACGCCGTCTTCAACCAGAACTTCCACTCGCCGGCAGACCAGTTTCGCGCGGCGCACGACTGCACGCTCATCCTTGGTCCGCAGTACGCGTTGTTGCGTGACGAGTTCGTCGACGCTCGCGGCGCACGACCGACGACGGTCGCCGCCGTCGGCAGACGGCTCCTGGTCACCATGGGCGGCGCTGATCCGACCGCGGAGACCGAAAAGGTGCTGCGGGCGCTCGGCGTCGGACCGCTGGCGCGGGACGGCGGGCCGGTTCTGGACGTCCGGGTCGTCGTCGGGTCGGCGAATCCACGCGCCAGCGAGATTCGCACCGCCGCCGCGGCCAGTGGCCGACACCAGGTGGAGGTGTTGCAAGACATTCGCAACATGGCCGAGCAGATGTCCTGGTGCGATGTCGCCCTGTCCGCCAGCGGAACAACCTGCATGGAGCTTTGCTGCGTCGGTGTCCCCTCGATCATCACCATGGTCGTCGACAACCAGCGCCTCATCGGACCGGCGCTTCAACAGCTCGGCCTCATGCGGCTGGCCGGTTGGCACGAGGAGGTGCAGCCGGCGGAGCTGAGCATCGCCATCGCCGCGCTGATGGACGACCAACCGGCGCGCGCTGCCATGGTGTCTCGGCAGCGCGCCGCGATCGACGGCCTGGGAAAACATCGCGCCGTCCAGCTCATGCTGGCGACATTCGATCGATTGGTGAAAGCGGGCGTCGTCGATTGTTAGTCGCCGCGCGCCGATTGACCCCACGCAGGCGGGGGCAGTAAAATTTTCCCCGTGGCAGGTGTTGACCGTCGCGATGAGGCACCCTGCGTGTCGTCGCGCGATCAAACGCCCCGCCTGGCCAGGCAGGAGCTGGCCGAGGCCTTGCGCGCGGTGCTGCCGGCTGTGCCCGGCATCGCGGTCATCCACTCGTCGCTGCCGGCGCTGATCGGGACGGAACCATTTGGTCGCTGGGATGCGCTGGCCGCGCTGGAGAGTTTGGTGGCGGAAGGTTGGACCATCTGTTTGCCGGCGTTCACCTTCAGTTTCTGCGGCGGCAAGCCCTTCGACCTGCGTTCTAGCCCGTCGGAGGTCGGCATCCTGGCGGATTGGGCCCACGCTGATCTTCGCGACGCGCGGCGCACGCCGCATCCCATCTACTCGTTCGTGGTGGCAGGCCCATTGGCCGCCGAGATCGAGGCGCTGCGCCCGGAGACCATCTTCGGCGCGGGCAGCGCGTTCGCGTTCTTCGAACGGCACGCCGCGACCCTGGTCATGCTGGGTTGCGACTGGACGTTTTGCACGCCGCTGCACCGCTATGAAGAGCTGGCCGCGGTTCCCTATCGCCATTACAAGGACTTCGCCGGGGTGGCGCGCCTCGGAGACAGCGAAGGGGCCGCTTCGGCGCGCATGTTCGTTCGCGACCTTGCATCCGGCGCGCAGAACGATTTCTCGCCCGTCATCGACGCCCTTCGGTCGCGGGGGGCAATTGCCACGCGCGCGCTTTGGCGCGGGCAGGTGGAGGCGACCTCTGTCTCGGCGCTGGCCGCGGTCTGTCAGGAGCAACTGGCCGCCGATCCCTTCGCGCACGTGAAGGACGCCGCGCAGCTCGCGTATCGGCTGGCGAAGCGGCGCCAGAAGGAGACGGCAACACCACTTTCGATCGCCATCCTCGGACACGCCAACGTCGAGCAATTGCGTTCCGCCGTCGACGCTCAGATGGAAGAGCTTTTGGTGGGGCGGCTGACCAGGACCCACGCCGTCCCGTTCGGCCAGTTGGCGCAAGAGGTGCTGAACCCGCGGTCCGCGCTGGGCGGGTTCGAACCGGAGGTTTCAATCTTCGTCGACCGTCTTGAAGATCTGATCGGCGCCGCATCGATCGAGGGCATCGCCCCCGACGTCATTGAAGAGCGCGTAGCGGCCTACGGCGATCTGATCGTGCGGCACGCGGCCGCCCACAAAGGCCTGACCATCGTCTTTCGCTTCGCGCTTCTTGCGCACCCCATCGGCGCCGCCGAGCGACAGGTCCGAAGCTGTGTCGAGGAACTTAACACCCTGCTGGCCGCGAAATTGGCCACGCTCGATCCGCTGGTCTTCGTCGACGTCGGCTCGGAGGCGGCGCTGTTCGGCGGCCCGGTCCGCGACAGCCGCCTGTGGCTGATGGGGCGCTTCCCCTTCTCGGAGCCCTTCTCCCGTCATCTGGCCCGTCGCTGCGCGGGGATCGTCCTGGCTGCCCTGGGGAAGACGGCCAGGCTGGTCGTTCTTGATCTGGACAACACGCTGTGGGGTGGCGTGCTGGGCGAGGACGGTCCGGAGGGAATTCAGCTCGGCGGCGACTACCCCGGCAACGCCTTCGCGGAATTTCAGAAGGCGCTGCAACGACTGGCGGCCCGCGGGGTGGCGCTGGCGCTGGCCAGCAAGAACGACGAGGAGCTGGCCCTCGATACGCTGCAGCGGCATCCAGCGATGCACCTGCGCCAGGCAAGCATCGTCAGCCACCGCATCAACTGGGAACCCAAGTGGTGCAACGTCAAGGCGATCTGCGATGAGCTCGGCCTTGGTCTCGAGTCCGTGCTCTTCGTCGACGACAATCGCGTCGAGCGCGAGCAGGTGCGACGTTGGCTGCCTGAAGTGAAGGTTCTCGACCTGCCCGATGACCCGGTGGACTATGTCCTGGCGCTGGAGTCCTGCCCGTGGCTAGAGGTCTCCACGGTAACCACCGAAGACCTGCATCGGGTGGACAGCTATCGACAGCGCGCGATCATCGAACAAGAGCGGCGAAACGCCGACGGGCTGGAGAGCTTCCTCGGCAGCCTGCAGATGACGCTGCAGCTGGCGCCGCTCGATCCGGGGAACAGCGCGCGGGCGGTCCAGCTCTGCCAGAAGACCAATCAGTTCAACACCACCACCCACCGCTACGACAAGGCGCAACTGGAAGCCATCGTCGCTGCCGGCGGCGACGTGATCGTCGTCGGCCTGGCGGACAGGTTCACGAACCTGGAGAACATCGGGATCATCGTCTTCAAGCCACACCCCGAGCGGCGAAACTTTGGTCTGATCGACGATTTTCTGCTTTCTTGCCGGGTCCTCGGACGCGGCCTCGAGACCGGCGTGCTCTACTGGGCGCTGGCGTACGCCCACCGTCGGCAATGGAAGGGTCTCGGTGGATACGTGGTCGAGACCGAGCGGAATGCGCCGGCAAGGAACGTCTTCAAAGAGGCGGGCTTTCGGCAAGAGCTGTCTTCTGGACAATGGCTGCGCTCCAGCGATCCGCCGCCGCCCGTGCCGGGTTGGTTCGCCGTGGACGACCGCAGCCACCGTTCGCCCGCCCGTGACCTGCGGGTTGCCCAATGAGCGGCCCGGATCGAAACGGTCGCTTCGATCGCTTCGCGGTGGGAGATCACGCGGTGTTCGCGCGATCATTTACCAGCGCGGATTTCGCCTGCTTCTCGCAGGTGAGCGGCGATTCGAATCTCCTGCATCACGACGAGGCGTACGCGCGCGCCCACAGCCCGTTCGGCACGCCGATCGTGCCGTTGCATTTGACGATGGCGCCGCTGTCGATGATCGCCGGCATGATCTTTCCGGGAGAGCCGTCGCTTTACCTAGGGCACGAGGTCACCGCTGCAAAGGCGGTGAAATACGGTGAGCGCTTGCAATACACGGCGCGGATCGTCTCGATCAACCACAGCCACCGCACCCTGACCCTCCGGGTCCTGGCCCTTCGTGACGTCGACGTGGTTCTCGACGCCACCATGCGGGTTCAGGCTCGAAGCGAAGAATGGGCGTCGGGGCCTTCCGAACTGGTGCGACAAGCCAGGCCCGCACTGGCGCTGGTCACCGGCGCCAGTGGCGAGATCGGCAGCGCCATCGCCGAGGCTCTAGCAAAGGCCGGCTGGCGTTTGCTGCTGCAGGATCGGGGAGCGACGCCCCGGCGGCAGCGCTTGCTTGAAAGGCTCGGCTCCGATGCGACCGACGTGCGCTTCGTGGCGGCCGATCTGGCCCGTTCAACCGACCTTGGCCCGCTGCTGGACGCGATCCGCGCCGCGGACGATCTCGATCTCGTGGTCCACGTCGCGTCGCCGGCCGTGGAGGCGCCCGTCGACGAGCTGGTAGCGGTCAATTTTTCGGCGTTGAAGCAGATCACCGACGCTGCGCTTCCGGCGCTGCTGGCCCGCCAGCAGGGAGCCATCGCGCTCATCGGCACGACCGCCGTCCGGGCGTCATTGCCGGGATGGGAGGCTTACTCCGGCGCGAAGGCCATGGCGATGAACCTTGTCGACACCATCGATCGACGCTTCGCCCGCTTTGGCGTGCGCGGCTACACGCTGGCGCCGGGATACGTGGCGACGCGATTCTCCGCCTCCTACCGCCAGGCTTCCGATGCCGCGCTTTTGCCCGGCGAGGTGGCCGAGGCACTGGTCACGATGGTGCGCGATCCGACTGGAGGGGCCAACACGATCTTCCTCGAGCCTGGTCGAGCGAGCCGCGGCCAATTCGTCTTCCAGCGCGCAGCGCCAGACGCTGCCCCATCGATCCCGAACCAGGTTCCGAACGACGACCACCAGCCCGAACCCAGCGCGGGGCTCTCGCCCGCTCGGTCGACGGAAGCAGAAGGCGGCGTCGCGAAGACGATCCGCGCCGTTCTGCGCTTGCCGTCCGCCTCTGACCTGCGAGGCGGCGGCCTCGGTCTGACACCGGGGTGGGACTCCCTCAAGCACATCGAAATCATCGTGGCGATCGAAGCCCTTGTCGGGCTGCGCTTCAAATCAAGCGAGATCGAGGCGACGCATCGCTATGACGATCTCGTCGCCTTGTGCGCGCGGAAGACGCCGATCACCCCACCTGCCAGTGAGCCCGTCAGGAGCCAGCGTGGAAACGGCACCGGAACCAGCAGCGGATAGCGGCGCGGCGATGCACGCCTTGGCGCGTGAGCTGTTCCC
Coding sequences:
- the pseG gene encoding UDP-2,4-diacetamido-2,4,6-trideoxy-beta-L-altropyranose hydrolase codes for the protein MRLDASSRIGIGHLARSLTLAGAFTRAGVQVRFACHALPEGPKKWLTAQDFALVNVDAEPGSPADQRQTVALARQSGANLVFIDGYQFGSDYLQGFRQARLFACYFDDMINLDYQCHAVFNQNFHSPADQFRAAHDCTLILGPQYALLRDEFVDARGARPTTVAAVGRRLLVTMGGADPTAETEKVLRALGVGPLARDGGPVLDVRVVVGSANPRASEIRTAAAASGRHQVEVLQDIRNMAEQMSWCDVALSASGTTCMELCCVGVPSIITMVVDNQRLIGPALQQLGLMRLAGWHEEVQPAELSIAIAALMDDQPARAAMVSRQRAAIDGLGKHRAVQLMLATFDRLVKAGVVDC
- a CDS encoding SDR family NAD(P)-dependent oxidoreductase; the protein is MSGPDRNGRFDRFAVGDHAVFARSFTSADFACFSQVSGDSNLLHHDEAYARAHSPFGTPIVPLHLTMAPLSMIAGMIFPGEPSLYLGHEVTAAKAVKYGERLQYTARIVSINHSHRTLTLRVLALRDVDVVLDATMRVQARSEEWASGPSELVRQARPALALVTGASGEIGSAIAEALAKAGWRLLLQDRGATPRRQRLLERLGSDATDVRFVAADLARSTDLGPLLDAIRAADDLDLVVHVASPAVEAPVDELVAVNFSALKQITDAALPALLARQQGAIALIGTTAVRASLPGWEAYSGAKAMAMNLVDTIDRRFARFGVRGYTLAPGYVATRFSASYRQASDAALLPGEVAEALVTMVRDPTGGANTIFLEPGRASRGQFVFQRAAPDAAPSIPNQVPNDDHQPEPSAGLSPARSTEAEGGVAKTIRAVLRLPSASDLRGGGLGLTPGWDSLKHIEIIVAIEALVGLRFKSSEIEATHRYDDLVALCARKTPITPPASEPVRSQRGNGTGTSSG
- a CDS encoding HAD-IIIC family phosphatase, which translates into the protein MAGVDRRDEAPCVSSRDQTPRLARQELAEALRAVLPAVPGIAVIHSSLPALIGTEPFGRWDALAALESLVAEGWTICLPAFTFSFCGGKPFDLRSSPSEVGILADWAHADLRDARRTPHPIYSFVVAGPLAAEIEALRPETIFGAGSAFAFFERHAATLVMLGCDWTFCTPLHRYEELAAVPYRHYKDFAGVARLGDSEGAASARMFVRDLASGAQNDFSPVIDALRSRGAIATRALWRGQVEATSVSALAAVCQEQLAADPFAHVKDAAQLAYRLAKRRQKETATPLSIAILGHANVEQLRSAVDAQMEELLVGRLTRTHAVPFGQLAQEVLNPRSALGGFEPEVSIFVDRLEDLIGAASIEGIAPDVIEERVAAYGDLIVRHAAAHKGLTIVFRFALLAHPIGAAERQVRSCVEELNTLLAAKLATLDPLVFVDVGSEAALFGGPVRDSRLWLMGRFPFSEPFSRHLARRCAGIVLAALGKTARLVVLDLDNTLWGGVLGEDGPEGIQLGGDYPGNAFAEFQKALQRLAARGVALALASKNDEELALDTLQRHPAMHLRQASIVSHRINWEPKWCNVKAICDELGLGLESVLFVDDNRVEREQVRRWLPEVKVLDLPDDPVDYVLALESCPWLEVSTVTTEDLHRVDSYRQRAIIEQERRNADGLESFLGSLQMTLQLAPLDPGNSARAVQLCQKTNQFNTTTHRYDKAQLEAIVAAGGDVIVVGLADRFTNLENIGIIVFKPHPERRNFGLIDDFLLSCRVLGRGLETGVLYWALAYAHRRQWKGLGGYVVETERNAPARNVFKEAGFRQELSSGQWLRSSDPPPPVPGWFAVDDRSHRSPARDLRVAQ